The DNA window CTCTACGACGGGCGGGAGCCCCTGCTGCGGCCGGTCCGCGCGCTGGCCCGCACCGTCAGGGAGTGCTCGATCCCGGCCGAGCCGTTCCACCATCTCATCGAGGCCAACCGGCGCGACCAGTCGGTCACCCGCTACGAGACGTTCGACGACCTGCTCGGCTACTGCTCGTACGCGGCGAACCCGGTCGGCCGGCTCGTGCTGCACGTGTTCGGGGAGGTGAGCGGCCTCCGCCTGGCCCTGTCGGACCGCGTGTGCTCGGCGCTGCAGGTCATCGAGCTCTGCCAGGACGTGGGCGAGGACCACCGCCGGGGGCGCGTCTACCTGCCCGAGGAGGACCTGCGGCGGGCCGGCTGCCCGCCCGGCCATCTCGCGGCGGCGACCACCTCGCCGCCGTTGCGCGCGGTGGTCGCCGTGCAGGCCGCGCGGGCCGCGAAGCTGCTCGGCGAGGGCGAGGCGATCGTCGCCTCGCTGTCCGGCTTCGCCCGTACGGCGGTGGCGGGCTACGTCGCGGGAGGCCACGCGACCCTGGCCGCGCTGGCGGGCGGCGGCTACGACGTTCTGGGCCGGGCCGTGCGCCCGCGCCGGCCGCGCCTGGTCGCGGCGTGGGCGCGTGTCCTCATGACCACGAGATCGCCCGATGCGGCGCTCCAACGCCTTTCGTCCGCGTGAGGTGGCGGCGATGACGTCCGGCGTTCCCGTGGGACGACTCCGATGAGGCCGGAGCACGACCCCGCGCCGGTGGCGGTGATCGGCGGCGGCCTGGCCGGCATCTCCGCGGCCATCGCCCTCGCCGAGGCCGGCTGCCCCGTGACGCTGTACGAGGCCCGCCCGAGGCTGGGCGGCGCCGCCTGCTCCTTCCAGCGCGACGGGCTGACGGTGGACAACGGCCAGCACGTCTTCCTCCGCTGCTGCACCGCCTACCGGGGGCTCCTGGACCGGATCGGCGGCACCGCGCTGGTGGACCTGCAGAGCCGGTTCGACGTGCGGGTGCTGAGCGCGGCGGGCCGGTCGGGCCGGCTGCGCAGGGCCGCGCTGCCCGGCCCGCTGCACTTCGTGCCCGCGCTCGCTGGCTACCGCCTGCTCGCTCCCGGCGACCGGGTCCGCGCCCTGCGCGGCTCCCTCGCGCTGAGCAGGCTCGATCCGGCGGACCCCGGTCTCGACGAGGTGACGTTCGGGAGCTGGCTGGCGGCGCACGGCCAGCGCGCCCCGGCCCGCCAGGCGCTCTGGGACCTGCTCGCGGTGGCGGCGCTCAACACGGGGGTCGAGGAGGCCGCGCTCGGCCCTGCGGTGAAGGTGTTCAAGACCGCGCTGCTCGGCCGGCCGGACGCCGCGGACCTGGGCATCCCCCTGGTCCCGCTCGGCGAGCTGCACGACACCGCCGCCAGGGCGGCCATCGTCGGACGCGGCGGCGACGTACGCGTGGGCGCGAAGGTCAGCGCCGTCGAGCCGGGGCCGGCCGTCGTCGTGGACGGCGCCAGGGTCAGGGCGTCGGCGGTCATCGTGGCCACGCGCCACGAGCAGGCCGCGAAGCTGGTGCCCGCGGACGCGGCTCCTGGCCGGGACACCTGGGCCGGCCTGGACGCGAGCCCGATCGTCAACATCCACGCCGTCTACGACCGGCCGGTCATGCCGGCGCCGTTCGTCGCGGTCACGGACTCGCCCGTGCAGTGGGTGTTCGACAAGACCCGCGTCGCGGGCCTGCGCCGCGGCCAGTACCTCGCGGTGTCGGTGTCGGTCGCCGACACCTGGATCGACCGGCCGACCGCGGACCTGCGCGAGGTGTTCGTCTCCGCGCTGCGATCGGTCCTGCCCGCCGCGCGGCAGGCCAGGCTGACCGACTTCTTCGTCACGAGGGAACGGCGTGCGACGTTCCGCCAGGCGCCCGGCAGCGGAGCGCTCCGCCCGCGCAGCGCCACCCGCTGGCCCGGCCTCTACCTCGCCGGCGCCTGGACCGACACCGGCTGGCCCGACACCATGGAAGGGGCCGTACGCAGTGGACTGCACGCGGCCGGCCTGGTCAGGCGGCACCTGCGACGACGTCAGGAGACGGCGCCATGACCCTGGCCCTACCGGCCGCCGAGGCCGCCCGCGAGCTCGTGGAGCCGGTGCTGCGGGAGGCCGTCGCCCGGCTCGACCCGCTCACCGCGCGGGTGGCCCGCTACCACTTCGGCTGGGCCGACAGCGACGACCGGCCGTGCGCCGGCGGCGGCAAGGCGCTGCGGCCGACGCTCGCGGTGCTGTCGGGCCGGGCGGCGGGTGCGGACGTCGAGCGGTGCCTGCCCGCCGCCGCCGCGGTGGAGCTCGTGCACGCCTTCTCGCTCCTGCACGACGACGTCATGGACGACGACCCGGTACGCCGGCACCGGCCGGCCGCCTGGACGGTCTTCGGCCGCTCCCACGCGCTCCTCTGCGGCAACGCCCTGCTCACCCTGGCCGGGGAGCTCCTGCTGGAGCAGGAGACCCCGGGCTGCGCGGCGGCGGCCCGCGCGCTCAACGAGGCCGCGCTCTCGCTCATGGCGGGCCAGGCCCTCGATCTGGAGTTCCAGGGCCGCGACGACGTGACGAGGGAGGAGTGCCTGCGGATGTCGCGGTGCAAGACCGCCTCGCTGCTCGCCTGCGCCTGCTCGATCGGCGTCACGGCGGCCGGCGGTCCCGCGTCCCTGGCCGGCTCCCTGGCCGCGTTCGGCGCCGAGGCGGGCCTGGCCTTCCAGCTGGCCGACGACCTTCTCGGCATCTGGGGCAGCACCGAGGCGACGGGCAAGCCGGTGCTCGCCGACCTGCGGACCCGGAAGAAGAGCCTGCCCGTGGTCGCCGCGCTCACCGGGCCGACGGCGGCCGGCCGCCGCCTCGCCGAGCTGCTGGCCCGGCCGGAACCGCTCGCGGAGTCCGACCTGCACGACGCCGCCCGCCTGGTCGAGGAGGCGGGCGGCAGGGCGTGGGCCGAGGCCGAGACCGGACGGCGGCTCGACGCCGCGACGCGGCACCTCGACGAGGCCGACCTGCCCGCGGACGTACGAGCGGAATTCCTGCACCTCGCCCGATTCATCGCAACCAGGGACCACTGACATGACGACTCTTGAGACCCGGAGCCTGCTCACCGGAGCCGAGCAGGCCCTCCAGAGCGCCTGCGACCACCTGCTGGGCCTGCGGTCGCCGGAGGGCTGGTGGAAGGGCGAGTTGCAGACCAACGTGACGATGGACGCCGAGGACCTGCTGCTCCGGCAGTTCCTCGGCATCCGCACCGAGCGGGAGACGGCGGAGGCCGCCCGGTGGATCCGCTCCCAGCAGCGGGCCGACGGCACCTGGGCCACCTTCCACGAAGGACCCGCCGACCTGTCCACCACCGTCGAGGCGTACGCGGCGCTGCGGCTCGCCGGCGACCCGCCCGGCGCGGGGCACATGAGCGCCGCGCGCCGGCAGATCCTGGACATGGGCGGCGTCGAGGCGACCCGGGTGTTCACGCGCATCTGGCTGGCGCTGTTCGGGGAGTGGCCGTGGCGGCGGCTGCCGGTCATGCCGCCCGAGCTGATGTTCCTCCCGTCGTGGTTCCCGCTCAACATCTACGACTGGGCCTGCTGGGCCAGGCAGACGATCGTGCCGCTGACCGTCGTGACCGCGTACCGGCCGGTGCGCCGGCTCCCGTTCGACCTGGCCGAGCTGCGGACCGGGCGGGAGCCGCACCGCGCCGCCGGCGGCGGCTGGGAGGCGGCCTTCGGCGTCCTGGACAGGGCGCTGCACCAGTACGAGCGGCGCCCCTCACCGGCCCTGCGGCGGGCCGCGCTGCGCCGCGCCGTCGACTGGATCACCGCGCGCCAGGAGGCCGACGGGTCCTGGGGCGGCATCCAGCCTCCGTGGGTCTACTCGGTGATCGCGCTCCACCTCACCGGCCATCCCCTCGACCATCCGGTGATGAGCAGGGCGATCAAGGGACTCGACCGGTTCACCATCCGCGACGGGAGCGGACGCCGCCTGGAGGCGTGCCAGTCCCCCGTCTGGGACACCGCGCTGGCGATCAACGCGCTGCTCGACGCGGGCACGCCCGCCGGCCATCCGGCCGTCACCGGGGCCGCCGCCTGGCTGCTGCGCGAGGAGATCACCACGAAAGGCGACTGGGCCGTACGCAGGCCCGGCCTGTCCCCCGGCGGGTGGGCGTTCGAGTTCGACAACGACGGCTATCCCGACATCGACGACACCGCCGAGGTGATCCTGGCGCTGCGCCGGCTGGACGTCCCCGGCGTGCGGCCGGCGATCGAGCGCGGGGTCCAGTGGATGACCGGCATGGCGAGCTCGGACGGCGGCTTCGCCGCGTTCGACGCCGACAACGACCGCGCGCTCTGCACCAAGCTGCCCTTCTGCGACTTCGGCGCGGTGATCGACCCGCCGTCCGCCGACGTCACCGCGCACGTCGTCGAGGCCCTGGCCAAGGAGCGGCCCCACTCCCCCGCGCTGCGCAGGGCCGTGGTCTGGCTGCTCAGGGCGCAGGAGCGGGACGGCTCGTGGTTCGGCCGCTGGGGCGCCAACCACGTCTACGGCACCGGGGCCGCGGTGCCTGCGCTCGTCGCCGCCGGGGTCCGCCCGGGACACGCCTCCGTCCGCAGCGCCGTCGCCTGGCTGGAACGGCACCAGAACGACGACGGCGGCTGGGGCGAGGACCTGCGCTCCTACCGTGACGCCGCCTGGATCGGCCGCGGCGCCTCGACGCCGTCGCAGACCGCCTGGGCGCTGCTGGCCCTGCTGGCCGCCGGCGAACGCTCCCCCGCCGTGGAGAACGGGGTGCGCTGGCTCGTCGAGCACCAGCGGCCGGACGGCAACTGGGACGAGCCGCACTTCACGGGCACCGGCTTCCCCGGCGACTTCTTCATCAACTACCACCTGTACCGGCTCGTCTTCCCGATCAGCGCCCTCGGGCGCTACCTGCGCCGCGACACCCCGCAGGACGCCCGATGAGCGGCCTGCTCATCTGCGCCGCGCTCGGCGTCGAGGCCCACGCGATCAGGCGCGGCCTGCCGGCCCACCTCCCGGACGTCAGGGTGGTCGCCACCGGGATCGGCCCGCGCCGGGCCGCCCGCGCGGCGGCCCGCCTCGCCGGGGAGCCGGTGACGCCCGTCGCCGTCGTGGGCTTCGGCGGCGCGCTCGACGCGCGCCTGCGGCCGGGTGACGTCCTCGTGGCGGACGAGGTCCGGTTCAGGGGACGGGTCCATCCCTGCCCGTGGGCCGCCCTGCTCGCCGAGGAGCTGGCCCGCGCCGGCCTGCCCGTCGAGGTCGGGCCGCTGCTCACCGTCGACCACCTCGTCAGGGGGGCCGAACGCCGGCGCCTCGCCGGACAGGGCGCGCAAGCCGTGGACATGGAGAGCGGGCCGCTGGCCCGCGCCGCCACGGACCGGCCACTGGCCGCCGTGCGCGTCATCGTCGACACGCCGCGGGCGCCGCTGCTGCGCCCGGCGACGCTGGCCCGCGGCCTCGCCGCGCGCCGCACGCTCGGCGCCGTCGGCCCCGTCCTGGTGCGCTGGGCGGCGTCCGCCGGCCCGCGCCACACCACCCCCCGCGAACCCGTGCCCTTCTCGCTACCGAAGGAACCGCTGCCATGACGATCCCGCTCCGGCAAAGCCTGCGCATCGGCGGCTACATCCTCGGCCAGCGGCTCAGGGGACGGACCAAGTTCCCGCTGCTGGTCGAGCTGGAGCCGTTGTTCGCGTGCAACCTCAAGTGCGGCGGCTGCGGCAAGATCCAGCACCCCGCCGACGTGCTGAAACGGCGCATGCCGGTGGAGCAGGCCGTCGCCGCCATCGAGGAGTGCGGCGCGCCCATGGTCTCGATCGCCGGCGGGGAGCCGCTCATGCACCCGCAGATCGGCGAGCTGGTCCGCCGTCTCGTCGGCATGAAGAAGTACGTCTTCCTCTGCACGAACGCCCTGCTGATCCCGAAGAAGATCGACGAGTTCGAGCCCTCCCGGTACTTCGCCTGGACGGTGCACATCGACGGCGTGCGCGAACGCCACGACGCGGCGGTGTGCAAGGAGGGCGTCTTCGACGCGGCCGTCGCCGCCGTGCGCGAATGCCAGCGGCGCGGCTTCCGGGTCACGACGAACACGACGTTCTTCTCCTCCGACAGCCCGCAGACCGTCATCGAGGTGCTCGACTACCTCAACGACGACCTCGCCGTGGACCAGATGATGATCTCGCCCGCGTACGCCTACGAGAAGGCGCCCGTCCAGGACCGGTTCATGGGCGTGCGGGAGACGCGCGCGCTGTTCCGCGAGGCGTTCACCGGCGGGCGGCGGCGGCGCTGGCGGTTCAACCACTCGCCGCTGTTCCTCGACTTCCTGGAGGGCCGGACGGAGCTGCCGTGCACGGCGTGGGCGATCCCGTCGTACTCGCTGTTCGGCTGGCAGCGGCCGTGCTACCTGATGGCGGACGGCTACGCGCAGACCTACCGCGAGCTGATCGAGGACACCGACTGGTCGGCGTACGGCCGGGGCCGCGACCCGCGCTGCGACAACTGCATGGCGCACTGCGGGTACGAGCCCACCGCCGTCCTCGCCACGCTCGGCTCGCTGAAGGAGTCGCTGCGCGCCATCAGGAGCGGGTGAGCGGCGTCAGCCGAAGCGCCGGGCGAGCAGCCGGAACGGGCCGGGCGCCGCGCCGCGCAGCCGGGCCGGCAGCCTGAGCCAGCCCGGCACGTACGACTCGGGCCTGCCGTGCCTGATCGCCGCGACGACGGCCCGCGCCACCCGCTCCGGCGGGATCGGCGCCGGCCGGCGGCGCGGGTACGGGGCGCCGCGCCGGACGAAGAAGGGCGTGTCCACCACGCCGGGCAGCAGGACGGACACGCCGACGCCCGGCGTGCCGTGCAGCTCGTGACGCAGGCCCTCCGCGAAGACCGTCAGCCCCGCCTTCGTGGCCGAGTAGACCGCCTCCCGCGCCACGCCCACCGCTCCCGCGATGGAGGCCACGAACACGACGTGCCCGCGGCCCGCCGCCAGCATCCCGGGCAGCAGCAGCCGCGTCAGCGCGATCGGCGCGGCGAGGTTGACGGCGAGCAACCGCTCGGCGCTGCCGGCCGGCATCTCCACGAACGGCCCGGCCCACCCGACCCCGGCGTTGTTCACCAGGACGTCCACGTGGCCGGCCCGCGCGGCCAGCTCGCCGGCCTGCGTGGCGAGGTCGCACACCACCGTGCTCGCGCCCGTCGCCGCGGCGACGGCGGCCAGGCGCTCGCGGTCGCGCCCCGTCAGCGTCAACCTGGCGCCCTCGCCCGCCAGCGCGTGCGCGAGGGCGGCTCCGATCCCCGAGGAGGCCCCGGTGACCAGCACGTGGGCGTCCGCGAGCCTCATGACGTGGGCCCGCGCCCGCCGTCGTGGGCGCCCGCCCTGGCGAGGAGTTCGGCCAGGTGGAGCGGGCGGCGCGCGGTCCCGGTGTGTTCGAGCTGGGTGCGGCAGCTGAAGCCGTCGGCCAGGACGAGCGTGCCGGGGCCGCTCTCCCGGACGGCGGGCAGCAGCTCGTGCTCGGCGCAGGCGAGCGAGGTGCGCAGGTGCCCGGCGGTGAAGCCGAAGTCGCCGGCCAGGCCGCAGCAGCCGCCGACGGTCCGTAGCTGGACTCCGGCCTGCTGGAGCAGCTGCTGGTCGGCCTCGTAGCCGAGGACGGCGTACTGGTGGCAGTGCGGCTGGGCGACGGCGGCGCGGTCGATGCGCGGCGGACGCCAGCCGTCGGTGCGGGTGAGGAGCTCGGCGAGGGTCCTCGTCTGCTCGGCCATCCGGGTGACGTCGCGGTCGCCGGGCAGCAGGTTCGCGGCGTCGTCACGGAAGACGGCGGTGCAGCTCGGTTCGAGGCCGACGATCGGGATGCCGCGCCGGAGCAGGGGCGCGAGCGTGTCCAGGGTCCGGCGCAGCACGCGGCGGGCGACGCCGAGCTGCCCGGTGGAGATCCAGGTCAGCCCGCAGCACAGGGTGCGCGGCGGGACGAGCACCCGGTACCCGGCGGCTTCGAGGACGGTGACGGCCGCGGCCGCGATGCGCGGGGCCAGGTTGTCGGTGAAGGTGTCCGGCCACAGCAGCACGTCGCCGCGTTCGCCGGTGCCGCGCGGCCCCCGGCGGCGGTAGGCGTCGCTGAAGCGGATCCCCGCGAACGACGGCAGCGGCCGGGCCGGCTCCAGCCCGCCGAGCCGCTTGACCACCCGGGCCAGGGCGGGCGCGTGGGTCACGGCGTTGGCCAGGCCGGGCGCGAACGAGGCCAGCCGCGCCCACACCGGCAGCCAGCCCATGCTGTAGTGGGCGGCCGGCCGGAGCCGCCCCGCGTAGTGGTGGGAGAGGAACTCGGCCTTGTACGTCGCCATGTCCACCTCCACCGGGCAGTCGTGCTTGCAGCCCTTGCAGGCCAGGCAGAGGTCGAGGGCGTCGTGGACGGCCGTGGAGCGCCAGCCGTCGGCCACGGCGGAGTCGCGGTGGCCGTTCAGCATCTCGAACAGCAGCCGGGCGCGGCCCCGCGTGGAGTGCTCCTCCTCGCCGGTGGCCCGGTAGGAAGGGCACATGACGCCGCCCTCGTGGCTGCGGCACTGGCCGACGCCGACGCAGCGCATCACGGCCCGCTGGAAGCTGCCCTGGTCGTCGGGGTAGCCGAACTCCGTCTCGGGGTCGGTGGGCGTCCAGGCGCTGCCCAGCCGCAGGTCCGAGGTGATCCCGTACGGGGAGACGATCTTGCCGGGGTTCATCCGGTCGTCGGGGTCGAACACCGCCTTCACCTGCTGGAAGGCGTCCACGATCGCGTCGCCGAACATCTTGGGCAGCAGCTCGGCCCGCGCCTGGCCGTCGCCGTGCTCGCCCGACAGGGAGCCGCCGTAGGAGACGGCCAGGTCAGCGGCCCGGTCGAGGAAGGCGCGGAAGGTCGCCACGCCGTCGGCGGTGAGCAGGTCGAACGGGATGCGGGTGTGCACGCACGCCTGGCCGAAGTGGCCGTACAGGGCGGCGTCGCCGTAGCCGAACTCGTCCAGCAGGCGGCGCAGGTCCCGCAGGTAGTCGCCGAGGCGTTCCGGGGGGACGGCCGAGTCCTCCCAGCCGGGCCAGGTGTCGGCCATGCCGGGCCCGCGCGCGGTCGCGCCGAGCCCCGCCTCGCGCAGCTCCCAGAGCTGCAGCTCGGACTCGGGGTCGTCGAAGAACGCCACGTCCGGGGCGTGCCCGTCGCGGCCGATCTCCGCCACGAGGGCCCGGGACCGCTGGTCGGCGTCCTCCTGGCTGTCACCGGTGAACGACACCATCAGCCAGGCGCCGCCCTCCGGCAGCCGGGCCACGGCCTTGCCGTGCATGTGCTTGCGCGCCTCGTAGCCGACGAGCTTGTCGTCGATGCCCTCCAGCTGCAGCGGCCGGCGGGCCGCGATCGGCAGCACGGCGTCGCCGGCCGCCGCGATGTCGTGGTAGCCGAGCACGACGAGGCTCCGCGCGGCCGGCACGGGCACCAGCGCCAGCTCGGCGCGGAGCACGGTGACCAGGGTGCCCTCCGAGCCGACCAGGGCGCGCGCCACGTCGAACGGGCCGCCGGGCAGCAACTGGTCGAGGTTGTAGCCGGAGACCCGGCGCGGGATGTCGGGGTAGCGGCGGCGGATCTCGTCGGCGTGCTCGCCTGCGATCTCGCGCAGCCTCCGCAGGATCTCGGCCGGGCGGCCCCCTCCGGCGACGATCCGGTCGTACTCCTCGTCGCTCGTGGGGCCTGCCCACATGCGCGTCCCGTCGTAGGTGAGGATCTCCAGCCGGACGACGTTGTCGGCGGTCTTGCCGTAGAGCTGGGCGGTGGACCCGCACGAGTTGTTGCCGATCATGCCGCCGAGCGTGCAGTGGGAGTGCGTGGACGGGCGGGGGCCGAACATCAGGCCGGTCGGCGCGAGCCGCCGGTTGAGGTCGTCCAGCACGATGCCGGGCTCCACCACGCACGTACGGGCCCGCTCGTCCACGGAGACCAGCCGGTGGCAGTACTTCGACCAGTCGATGATGACGGCGGTGTTGCAGGTCTGCCCGGCCAGGCTGGTCCCGCCGCCGCGCGAGGTGATCGGCGCCCCGTGCTCGCGGCAGACCGCCACCGCGACGGCCGCGGCCTCCACCGTGCGCGGCACGACGACGCCGATGGGCACCTGCCGGTAGTTGGAGGCGTCGGTGGAGTAGGCGCCCCGGCTGCCGGGGTCGAAGCGGACCTCCCCGTCGACCTTGGCGGCGAGGTCCCGCTCCAGGTCGCGTACCCGCACGTAGGGCTGGGCGCGCCGCAGGGCGGGCGTGGGAAGCGTGGCAGGACGGGTCATCACCTTCACCGGCCCATCTGAGAGATCTTGTCCTTGAACAGGGTGGTCGCGATCGACGCCCGGTGCGGCTGGCCCTTCAGGAACGCCTCGGCGAACTTCCTGGCCTGCTCGTACGTCACCTTGCCCGGCATCGGCGGCTCGTCGGGGTTGACGTCGGCGTCGACCAGCGCCGGCCCGTCGTGCGCGAGCGCCTCCCCGACGGCCTCGGCGAGGTCCCCGGGGTCGCTCACCTTGCGGCCGTAGCCGCCGCAGGAGCGGGCCCAGGCGGAGAAGTCGGCGGCGGGCTCGGCGAAGCGCACGCCGTGCTCGGGATAGCCGAGCACCATCTGCTCCCAGAGGATCTGGCCCAGCGCGTTGTTGTTGTTGACGATCACCTTGATCGGCAGGCCGTGCTGGGCCGCGGTGAGGAACTCCGCCATCAGCATCGCGAAGCCGCCGTCCCCGACGAACGCGATCACCTGCCGGCCGGGGAAGGCGTGCTGCATGGCGACCGCGTACGGCAGGCCGGGCGCCATCGTGGCCAGGTTCCCCGACAGGTAGAAGCCGCGTTCGCCGCGGATGGTCCAGTGGCGTGCCGCCCAGGTGGCGATGGTGCCCGAGTCGCAGGTCAGGATCGCCCCGTCGGAGGCGGCCTCGTCCACGCAGGCCATCAGGTACTGGGGGGCGATCGGACGGCGGTCGGGCGCCTGCAGGGCGGCCATGTCGGCGCGCCAGCCCTCCATCGCCCTGGCGTACCTGGCCAGGTGCCGGCGGTCGGCGGCGGGCTCCAGCAGCGGCAGGAGCGCGGCCAGGCCCTCCTTGGCGTCGCCGATCATCGGCACCTCGGTCGGCATGCGCACGCCCGCCCGGATCGGGTCCGCCTCCAGCTGCACCACGCGGGCCTGGCCAGGCTCCGGCAGGTGCTTCGTGTACGGGAAGTTCGTGCCGATCATGAACAGCGTGTCGCAGTCCTCGATGAGCTCCTCGGCCGGCCGGGTGCCGAGCAGGCCGATGCCGCCCACGGCGAAGGGCGAGTCGTCCGGGATGACGGCCTTGCCGGGCAGCGTCTTGATCACCGGCGCGCCGAGCACGTCGGCCACCGCCAGCACCTCGTCCCTGGCGTGCAGCGCGCCCGCGCCGGCCAGGATCGCCGGCCGCGCGCCGGCGTTCAGCACCCTCGCGGCCGACTCCAGGTCCTCCTGACGGGGAACGCCGGGAGGACGGAGATAGATCGGCGCGGTCGCCGGCGGGCGGGCCGGCGCGACCCCGGGATAGGGGTCGGCGTCGGCGGGGGCGACCTGGACGTCGTTGGGGATCGTCAGGTGGGCCACCCCGCGCCGGGCGTAGGCGGCCCTGATCGCGATGTCGACGACGCCGGGCAACTGCGCGGGGTTGTCGACGAGCAGGTTGTACTCCGTGACGTCCTCGTACAGCCGGTCCAGGTGGACCTCCTGCTGGTAGCCGGTGCCGAGCACGCTCGTCTCCTGCATGCCAGTGATCGCCAGCACCGGCTGGTGGTCCAGCTTGGCGTCGTACAGGCCGTTGAGCAGGTGGATGCCGCCCGGCCCCGAGGTGGCCAGGCACACCCCGAGCCGGCCCGTGGCCTTGGCGTGCGCGGTGGCCATGAACGCCGCCGCCTCCTCGTGGTGCACCAGCAGGAAACGGACCGCGTCACGGTGGCGGCGAAGGCCCTCCATGATGCCGTTGATCCCGTCGCCCGGCAGGCCGAACACGGTGTCCACACCCCAGGCGACCAGCCGTTCGATGAGCGTCTCTGCGACGATACGGGTCATGACTGCGGTCCTGCCCTGGCCGTCGGAGCGGAACGCTGACGAATGGGGAAAGACTTCCCAGGGGTTCAGCCCTGGGCGGCGGGGCCGGCCAGCGCCGCGGCGGTGTTGATCACGGAGACGTGGCTGTAGGCCTGCGGGAAGTTGCCGGCCTGCCGGTGGCGGGCGGTGTCGTACTCCTCCGACAGCAGCCCGACGTCGTTGCGCAGGCCGAGCAGCCGGTCGAACAGCTCGCGCGCCTGACGGTGGC is part of the Nonomuraea coxensis DSM 45129 genome and encodes:
- a CDS encoding thiamine pyrophosphate-dependent enzyme, with amino-acid sequence MTRIVAETLIERLVAWGVDTVFGLPGDGINGIMEGLRRHRDAVRFLLVHHEEAAAFMATAHAKATGRLGVCLATSGPGGIHLLNGLYDAKLDHQPVLAITGMQETSVLGTGYQQEVHLDRLYEDVTEYNLLVDNPAQLPGVVDIAIRAAYARRGVAHLTIPNDVQVAPADADPYPGVAPARPPATAPIYLRPPGVPRQEDLESAARVLNAGARPAILAGAGALHARDEVLAVADVLGAPVIKTLPGKAVIPDDSPFAVGGIGLLGTRPAEELIEDCDTLFMIGTNFPYTKHLPEPGQARVVQLEADPIRAGVRMPTEVPMIGDAKEGLAALLPLLEPAADRRHLARYARAMEGWRADMAALQAPDRRPIAPQYLMACVDEAASDGAILTCDSGTIATWAARHWTIRGERGFYLSGNLATMAPGLPYAVAMQHAFPGRQVIAFVGDGGFAMLMAEFLTAAQHGLPIKVIVNNNNALGQILWEQMVLGYPEHGVRFAEPAADFSAWARSCGGYGRKVSDPGDLAEAVGEALAHDGPALVDADVNPDEPPMPGKVTYEQARKFAEAFLKGQPHRASIATTLFKDKISQMGR